From a region of the Mercurialis annua linkage group LG1-X, ddMerAnnu1.2, whole genome shotgun sequence genome:
- the LOC126681494 gene encoding phospholipase A I isoform X2: MAELQILRLFGNPLEFLPEILPLRKLRHLSVANIRIVADENLRSVNVQIEMENSSYFGASRHKLSAFFSLIFRFSSCHHPLLASAMAKIMQDQGNRAVVGKDENAVRQLISMISSDNQHVVEQACSALSSLSGDVSVAMQLMKCDIMQPIESVLKSVAEEEVISVLQVVATLAFASDTVAQKMLTKDMLKSLKMLCAHKNPEVQRLALLAVGNLAFCLENRRILVTSESLRDLLLRLTVTSEPRVNKAAARALAILGENENLRRAIRGKQVAKQGLRILAMDGGGMKGLATVQILKAIEKGTGKRIHEMFDLICGTSTGGMLAVALGIKLMTLSQCEEIYKNLGKLVFAEPTPKDNEAASWREKLDQLYKSSSQSFRVVVHGSKHSADQFERLLKELCADEDGDLLIESAVKNIPKVFVVSTLVSVMPAQPFVFRNYQYPAGTPEVPLANSEGSGITVLGSPTIGAQVGYTRSAFIGSCKHHVWQAIRASSAAPYYLDDFSDDVNRWQDGAIVANNPTVFAIREAQLLWPDTKIDCLVSIGCGSVPTKVRKGGWRYLDTGQVLIESACSVDRVEEALSTLLPMLPEIQYFRFNPVNERCDMELDETDPAVWLKLEGVVAEYIQTNSEAFKNVCDRLLLPYQHDDKFSENLRNQKFSKAKVANSDGNSPSLGWRRSVLLVEALHSPDSGRVMHHARALESFCTRSGLRLSLMLGASGISKKLPATTFPSPFASPLITGSFPSSPLLFSPDFGPHRMGRIDMVPPLSLDGKNAASPPRSPSGRRQFSLPVRSLHEKLQNTAQVGIVHLALQNDAIGSILSWQNDVFVVAEPGELADKFLQSVKSSLLSMMRSRRRKIPSVVANISSVSDLVRYRPYFQVGNVVHRYIGRQTQVMEDDQEIGAFMFRRTVPSMHLTPDDVRWMVGAWRDRIIICTGMFGPIPTLIKAFLDSGAKAVISPSAEPPEIPVTSHGSEDFHVPENGKFEIGDEEAEDEETEPASPRSDWEDSDLEKNGDLCVGFWDDEEEELSQFVCRLYDSLFQEGAKVDVALQNALASHRRLRYSCHLSSIQ, translated from the exons ATGGCTGAGTTGCAAATTCTTAGGCTGTTTGGTAATCCTTTGGAGTTCCTCCCTGAAATTCTACCGCTACGTAAACTTCGCCACTTGTCTGTTGCTAATATCAGGATTGTTGCTGACGAGAATTTAAGATCAGTGAATGTACAGATAGAG ATGGAGAACAGTTCTTATTTTGGTGCATCTCGACACAAACTGAGTGCCTTCTTTTCTCTTATATTCCGCTTTTCTTCATGTCATCATCCTTTGCTGGCATCTGCAATGGCAAAGATAATGCAAGACCAAGGAAATCGTGCTGTTGTTGGTAAAGATGAGAATGCAGTGCGGCAGCTTATTAGCATGATAAGTAGTGACAATCAACATGTG GTAGAACAAGCATGCTCTGCTCTATCCTCTCTTTCTGGAGATGTTTCTGTCGCGATGCAGTTGATGAAATGTGACATAATGCAACCAATTGAATCAGTATTGAAATCAGTTGCAGAGGAAGAAGTAATTTCTGTGTTGCAAGTTGTAGCCACTTTGGCCTTTGCTTCTGATACTGTAGCTCAAAAGATGCTTACCAAGGATATGTTGAAGTCATTGAAAATGTTATGTGCCCATAAAAATCCAGAA GTGCAAAGGTTAGCTTTATTAGCAGTTGGAAATTTGGCTTTCTGCTTGGAGAATCGGCGCATCTTGGTCACCTCAGAAAGTTTGCGAGATCTTCTGTTGCGGTTGACAGTTACATCTGAGCCACGTGTAAATAAAGCAGCAGCTCGTGCATTGGCTATTCTTG GAGAAAATGAAAATCTGCGACGTGCAATTAGAGGAAAACAAGTAGCAAAGCAAGGCCTGCGCATTCTTGCTATGGATGGAGGCGGAATGAAAGGTCTAGCCACTGTGCAAATCCTTAAAGCAATTGAAAAGGGAACTGGAAAGCGTATACATGAGATGTTTGATCTTATATGTGGCACCTCAACGGGTGGGATGCTGGCGGTTGCTCTCGGTATCAAGTTGATGACGTTGAGCCAATGTgaagaaatatataaaaatcttG GAAAGCTTGTCTTTGCTGAACCTACACCAAAGGACAATGAAGCTGCTAGTTGGAGAGAAAAGTTGGACCAGCTTTACAAAAGTTCATCACAGAGTTTTAGAGTTGTGGTACATGGATCTAAA CACAGTGCAGATCAGTTTGAGAGGTTGTTGAAGGAATTGTGTGCTGATGAGGATGGAGACCTATTGATAGAATCGGCAGTGAAAAACATTCCCAAAGTTTTTGTTGTGTCAACTCTAGTTAGTGTGATGCCAGCTCAACCATTTGTATTTCGCAATTATCAG TACCCTGCTGGAACACCCGAGGTGCCCTTGGCAAATTCAGAAGGTTCAGGGATCACTGTGTTGGGATCACCTACTATTGGTGCACAAGTTGGCTATACACGCAGTGCTTTTATTGGGAGCTGTAAGCATCATGTTTGGCAGGCTATAAGAGCATCATCTGCAGCTCCATATTATCTTGATGACTTCTCGGATG ATGTGAATCGCTGGCAAGATGGTGCTATAGTGGCAAATAATCCTACCGTATTTGCCATAAGGGAAGCACAACTTTTATGGCCTGACACAAAAATCGATTGTTTGGTTTCTATTGGCTGTGGTTCTGTTCCGACAAAG GTGAGGAAAGGCGGGTGGCGTTATCTGGACACAGGGCAAGTTTTAATTGAGAGCGCTTGCTCAGTTGATCGAGTGGAGGAAGCTTTGAGCACGTTGCTACCCATGCTTCCTGAAATACAATACTTTCGGTTTAATCCAG TTAATGAACGTTGTGATATGGAGCTGGACGAGACTGATCCAGCAGTCTGGCTGAAGTTGGAAGGTGTAGTTGCTGAATATATCCAAACTAATTCAGAAGCCTTTAAGAATGTTTGTGACAGACTACTCTTGCCTTATCAACACGATGATAAATTCTCTGAGAATTTAAGGAATCAGAAATTCTCCAAGGCGAAGGTAGCAAATTCAG ATGGGAATAGTCCTTCATTGGGTTGGAGGCGCAGTGTACTACTAGTTGAAGCTCTGCATAGCCCCGATTCAGGCAGAGTCATGCACCATGCTCGGGCACTGGAATCATTTTGCACCCGCAGTGGACTCAGATTATCTCTTATGCTTGGGGCATCCGGAATCTCAAAGAAATTGCCAGCAACAACTTTCCCATCACCATTTGCTTCACCGCTGATTACTGGAAGTTTCCCATCAAGCCCACTTCTATTTAGTCCTGATTTTGGCCCACATAGGATGGGTCGAATCGACATGGTCCCGCCTTTAAGCTTGGATGGCAAGAATGCTGCATCACCGCCTAGGTCTCCTTCAGGGCGCAGACAATTTTCTTTACCTGTTCGGTCATTGCatgaaaagttacaaaataccGCACAAGTTGGAATTGTACATCTAGCCCTTCAAAATGATGCAATTGGTTCAATATTAAG TTGGCAGAATGATGTATTTGTTGTTGCCGAACCAGGAGAACTTGCTGATAAGTTTCTCCAAAGTGTTAAATCTAGCTTGCTATCAATGATGCGCAGTCGCCGCAGAAAGATTCCATCTGTTGTTGCTAATATTTCAAGTGTTTCTGATCTGGTTCGATATAGACCTTACTTCCAAGTTGGAAACGTTGTCCATCGCTATATTGGACGACAGACACAG GTTATGGAGGATGACCAAGAAATTGGGGCATTTATGTTTCGGAGAACAGTTCCTTCTATGCATTTAACACCTGATGATGTTCGCTGGATG GTTGGAGCTTGGAGGGATAGGATTATAATTTGTACAGGGATGTTCGGGCCTATTCCAACTTTAATTAAGGCATTTTTAGATTCTGGTGCAAAAGCTGTTATCTCCCCATCTGCAGAACCTCCAGAAATTCCCGTGACATCCCATGGATCGGAGGATTTCCATGTTCCGGAAAATGGGAAGTTTGAAATCGGAGATGAAGAGGCAGAGGATGAGGAGACAGAGCCTGCAAGTCCAAGGAGTGATTGGGAAGATAGTGATCTCGAGAAGAACGGGGACCTTTGTGTCGGTTTTTGGGATGACGAAGAAGAGGAGTTATCACAGTTCGTCTGTCGGTTATATGACTCGTTGTTTCAAGAAGGGGCGAAAGTTGATGTAGCTCTACAAAATGCTCTTGCTTCACATCGGAGGCTGAGGTATTCTTGCCATCTTTCTAGTATAcagtag
- the LOC126681505 gene encoding probable serine/threonine-protein kinase PBL23 isoform X2 produces the protein MSNWFSCCRLESKDSFNHNLAYSDTAFIQHEPASKFSFFLKSMSRKTGSIKQRLITEEVMRVGNAKVSAQVYSFQELAAATDDFDPSCVLGEGGFGRVYKGYIANIGQEVAIKQLDRNGLQGNREFFSEILMLSLVHHPNLVRLIGYCIDGDQRILLYEYMYHGSLEHHLFDLGPRQKALDWKTRMKIAVGAARGLEFLHEANPPIIYRDFKASNILLDEELNPKLSDFGLARLGPTGEKDHVSTRVMGTYGYCAPEYQRTGKLTKKSDVYSFGVVFLEIISGRRVIDIARPTEEQNLIEWAEPLFKNKSKFTAMADPLLEGKFPEKSLYQSLAIAAMCLQEEADVRPLMADVVTALEFLARPKFEEERKDYGGSKCSVTI, from the exons ATGAGTAATTGGTTCTCTTGCTGTAGATTGGAAAGTAAAGATTCATTTAATCACAATTTAGCTTATTCTGATACTGCTTTTATTCAGCATGAACCTGCTAGCAAATTTTCATTCTTCCTCAAAAGCATGTCTCGTAAAAcag GCAGCATCAAGCAGAGACTTATAACAGAGGAGGTAATGAGAGTTGGAAATGCAAAAGTTTCAGCTCAGGTCTACTCCTTTCAAGAACTCGCTGCTGCAACCGATGATTTCGATCCGAGTTGTGTCCTCGGAGAAGGCGGATTTGGGAGAGTGTACAAGGGCTACATTGCAAACATTGGTCAA GAAGTGGCTATTAAGCAACTTGACAGGAATGGGCTGCAAGGAAACAGAGAATTCTTTTCGGAGATTCTGATGTTAAGTCTCGTTCATCATCCGAACCTCGTCAGACTTATTGGATATTGCATCGATGGCGATCAACGGATATTATTATACGAATACATGTACCATGGATCATTGGAACATCATCTGTTTG ATTTAGGTCCAAGACAGAAGGCATTAGATTGGAAAACAAGAATGAAAATAGCAGTAGGAGCAGCAAGAGGACTCGAATTCTTACACGAAGCTAATCCGCCAATCATTTACCGCGATTTCAAAGCATCAAACATATTATTAGATGAAGAACTCAATCCGAAGCTGTCGGATTTCGGACTTGCCAGGTTAGGTCCGACAGGAGAGAAGGATCACGTATCGACACGAGTAATGGGTACTTACGGGTATTGTGCTCCAGAGTATCAAAGAACAGGTAAGCTGACAAAAAAATCCGATGTGTATAGTTTCGGTGTGGTGTTTCTGGAGATCATTTCAGGACGGAGAGTCATTGACATTGCACGACCAACCGAAGAACAGAACTTGATCGAATGG GCGGAGCCATTGTTTAAGAACAAAAGTAAATTTACAGCAATGGCTGATCCGTTGCTCGAAGGAAAGTTTCCTGAGAAGAGTCTGTATCAGTCACTAGCTATTGCAGCAATGTGTCTTCAAGAGGAAGCAGACGTTCGACCGCTGATGGCCGATGTTGTGACCGCGCTTGAATTCCTTGCGCGGCCGAAGTTTGAAGAGGAGAGAAAAGATTACGGCGGATCAAAATGCAGTGTCACAATTTGA
- the LOC126664676 gene encoding uncharacterized protein LOC126664676 yields the protein MQYKASSIPTKIPEKMSAAIAPVAIGTRGTIGSLVRKEIDYFTKIELERCPSSSKPHQVQMFNIGSGSGIGPSRPSFWSLRMSWKRKKRRGNSNGFIPSMCSAVEVADTNPLYRIPGFNYRILKGDLN from the coding sequence ATGCAGTATAAAGCCAGCTCCATACCTACAAAGATTCCTGAGAAAATGTCTGCAGCAATTGCTCCGGTCGCCATAGGAACTCGAGGCACTATAGGATCGCTGGTGAGGAAAGAAATTGATTACTTTACTAAGATTGAGTTAGAGAGATGTCCAAGTTCTTCGAAACCGCATCAGGTGCAGATGTTTAATATCGGTAGTGGTTCCGGCATTGGTCCTTCACGGCCGAGTTTCTGGTCTTTGAGAATGAGTTGGAAAAGGAAGAAGAGAAGAGGCAACAGCAATGGATTCATTCCGAGCATGTGTTCTGCTGTCGAAGTTGCGGATACTAATCCCCTATATCGGATTCCCGGCTTTAATTACAGAATCTTGAAGGGTGATCTAAATTAG
- the LOC126681494 gene encoding phospholipase A I isoform X1 — protein MSWGLGWKRPSEIFRLTLNYGTEENEDDLNRSSTSSSGSGSGSGSFSSSSPTALTPSSPPPLDQDPGLRIDLDWTAADDEEQVALRLQSQLMVALPLPQDCVTVNLNVDEERENVEVEMKVIKRREPLRGMILSKTTASSQQSDGGVGILTRLLRCNLVTTDGVGIGEHWKNVTLLSLCACGLSVLPAELIGLPLLEKLYLDNNKLSVLPPELGELKTLKVLTVDYNTLVSVPVELRQCVGLVELSLEHNKLVRPLLDFRAMAELQILRLFGNPLEFLPEILPLRKLRHLSVANIRIVADENLRSVNVQIEMENSSYFGASRHKLSAFFSLIFRFSSCHHPLLASAMAKIMQDQGNRAVVGKDENAVRQLISMISSDNQHVVEQACSALSSLSGDVSVAMQLMKCDIMQPIESVLKSVAEEEVISVLQVVATLAFASDTVAQKMLTKDMLKSLKMLCAHKNPEVQRLALLAVGNLAFCLENRRILVTSESLRDLLLRLTVTSEPRVNKAAARALAILGENENLRRAIRGKQVAKQGLRILAMDGGGMKGLATVQILKAIEKGTGKRIHEMFDLICGTSTGGMLAVALGIKLMTLSQCEEIYKNLGKLVFAEPTPKDNEAASWREKLDQLYKSSSQSFRVVVHGSKHSADQFERLLKELCADEDGDLLIESAVKNIPKVFVVSTLVSVMPAQPFVFRNYQYPAGTPEVPLANSEGSGITVLGSPTIGAQVGYTRSAFIGSCKHHVWQAIRASSAAPYYLDDFSDDVNRWQDGAIVANNPTVFAIREAQLLWPDTKIDCLVSIGCGSVPTKVRKGGWRYLDTGQVLIESACSVDRVEEALSTLLPMLPEIQYFRFNPVNERCDMELDETDPAVWLKLEGVVAEYIQTNSEAFKNVCDRLLLPYQHDDKFSENLRNQKFSKAKVANSDGNSPSLGWRRSVLLVEALHSPDSGRVMHHARALESFCTRSGLRLSLMLGASGISKKLPATTFPSPFASPLITGSFPSSPLLFSPDFGPHRMGRIDMVPPLSLDGKNAASPPRSPSGRRQFSLPVRSLHEKLQNTAQVGIVHLALQNDAIGSILSWQNDVFVVAEPGELADKFLQSVKSSLLSMMRSRRRKIPSVVANISSVSDLVRYRPYFQVGNVVHRYIGRQTQVMEDDQEIGAFMFRRTVPSMHLTPDDVRWMVGAWRDRIIICTGMFGPIPTLIKAFLDSGAKAVISPSAEPPEIPVTSHGSEDFHVPENGKFEIGDEEAEDEETEPASPRSDWEDSDLEKNGDLCVGFWDDEEEELSQFVCRLYDSLFQEGAKVDVALQNALASHRRLRYSCHLSSIQ, from the exons ATGTCATGGGGATTAGGCTGGAAACGGCCGTCGGAAATCTTCCGTCTAACGCTAAACTACGGAACGGAAGAAAACGAAGACGATCTCAACCGTTCATCAACGTCCTCGTCAGGATCAGGATCAGGATCAGGATCCTTCTCGTCATCATCGCCGACAGCTTTAACGCCGTCCTCTCCACCGCCGCTCGATCAAGATCCCGGATTACGAATCGATTTAGACTGGACGGCCGCCGACGACGAAGAGCAGGTGGCGTTGCGGTTACAGTCTCAGCTAATGGTGGCGTTGCCTCTGCCGCAGGATTGCGTGACGGTGAATTTGAATGTCGATGAAGAGAGGGAGAATGTGGAGGTGGAAATGAAGGTTATTAAGAGGAGAGAGCCGTTGCGAGGGATGATATTGAGCAAAACAACGGCGTCTAGTCAACAGAGTGACGGTGGTGTAGGGATTTTGACGAGGCTGTTGAGGTGTAATTTGGTTACTACTGATGGTGTTGGTATTGGTGAGCATTGGAAGAATGTTACTCTGCTTAGCCTCTGCGCTTGCGGTTTATCA GTATTGCCAGCTGAGTTAATTGGATTGCCACTACTTGAGAAGCTGTATCTTGATAATAATAAGCTTTCCGTTTTGCCACCAGAGCTTGGTGAATTAAAAACACTGAAAGTTCTCACTGTGGATTACAACACACTGGTTTCTGTCCCCG TTGAACTGAGGCAGTGTGTGGGACTGGTGGAATTGTCACTGGAACACAACAAGCTTGTTCGGCCTCTTCTTGATTtcag GGCTATGGCTGAGTTGCAAATTCTTAGGCTGTTTGGTAATCCTTTGGAGTTCCTCCCTGAAATTCTACCGCTACGTAAACTTCGCCACTTGTCTGTTGCTAATATCAGGATTGTTGCTGACGAGAATTTAAGATCAGTGAATGTACAGATAGAG ATGGAGAACAGTTCTTATTTTGGTGCATCTCGACACAAACTGAGTGCCTTCTTTTCTCTTATATTCCGCTTTTCTTCATGTCATCATCCTTTGCTGGCATCTGCAATGGCAAAGATAATGCAAGACCAAGGAAATCGTGCTGTTGTTGGTAAAGATGAGAATGCAGTGCGGCAGCTTATTAGCATGATAAGTAGTGACAATCAACATGTG GTAGAACAAGCATGCTCTGCTCTATCCTCTCTTTCTGGAGATGTTTCTGTCGCGATGCAGTTGATGAAATGTGACATAATGCAACCAATTGAATCAGTATTGAAATCAGTTGCAGAGGAAGAAGTAATTTCTGTGTTGCAAGTTGTAGCCACTTTGGCCTTTGCTTCTGATACTGTAGCTCAAAAGATGCTTACCAAGGATATGTTGAAGTCATTGAAAATGTTATGTGCCCATAAAAATCCAGAA GTGCAAAGGTTAGCTTTATTAGCAGTTGGAAATTTGGCTTTCTGCTTGGAGAATCGGCGCATCTTGGTCACCTCAGAAAGTTTGCGAGATCTTCTGTTGCGGTTGACAGTTACATCTGAGCCACGTGTAAATAAAGCAGCAGCTCGTGCATTGGCTATTCTTG GAGAAAATGAAAATCTGCGACGTGCAATTAGAGGAAAACAAGTAGCAAAGCAAGGCCTGCGCATTCTTGCTATGGATGGAGGCGGAATGAAAGGTCTAGCCACTGTGCAAATCCTTAAAGCAATTGAAAAGGGAACTGGAAAGCGTATACATGAGATGTTTGATCTTATATGTGGCACCTCAACGGGTGGGATGCTGGCGGTTGCTCTCGGTATCAAGTTGATGACGTTGAGCCAATGTgaagaaatatataaaaatcttG GAAAGCTTGTCTTTGCTGAACCTACACCAAAGGACAATGAAGCTGCTAGTTGGAGAGAAAAGTTGGACCAGCTTTACAAAAGTTCATCACAGAGTTTTAGAGTTGTGGTACATGGATCTAAA CACAGTGCAGATCAGTTTGAGAGGTTGTTGAAGGAATTGTGTGCTGATGAGGATGGAGACCTATTGATAGAATCGGCAGTGAAAAACATTCCCAAAGTTTTTGTTGTGTCAACTCTAGTTAGTGTGATGCCAGCTCAACCATTTGTATTTCGCAATTATCAG TACCCTGCTGGAACACCCGAGGTGCCCTTGGCAAATTCAGAAGGTTCAGGGATCACTGTGTTGGGATCACCTACTATTGGTGCACAAGTTGGCTATACACGCAGTGCTTTTATTGGGAGCTGTAAGCATCATGTTTGGCAGGCTATAAGAGCATCATCTGCAGCTCCATATTATCTTGATGACTTCTCGGATG ATGTGAATCGCTGGCAAGATGGTGCTATAGTGGCAAATAATCCTACCGTATTTGCCATAAGGGAAGCACAACTTTTATGGCCTGACACAAAAATCGATTGTTTGGTTTCTATTGGCTGTGGTTCTGTTCCGACAAAG GTGAGGAAAGGCGGGTGGCGTTATCTGGACACAGGGCAAGTTTTAATTGAGAGCGCTTGCTCAGTTGATCGAGTGGAGGAAGCTTTGAGCACGTTGCTACCCATGCTTCCTGAAATACAATACTTTCGGTTTAATCCAG TTAATGAACGTTGTGATATGGAGCTGGACGAGACTGATCCAGCAGTCTGGCTGAAGTTGGAAGGTGTAGTTGCTGAATATATCCAAACTAATTCAGAAGCCTTTAAGAATGTTTGTGACAGACTACTCTTGCCTTATCAACACGATGATAAATTCTCTGAGAATTTAAGGAATCAGAAATTCTCCAAGGCGAAGGTAGCAAATTCAG ATGGGAATAGTCCTTCATTGGGTTGGAGGCGCAGTGTACTACTAGTTGAAGCTCTGCATAGCCCCGATTCAGGCAGAGTCATGCACCATGCTCGGGCACTGGAATCATTTTGCACCCGCAGTGGACTCAGATTATCTCTTATGCTTGGGGCATCCGGAATCTCAAAGAAATTGCCAGCAACAACTTTCCCATCACCATTTGCTTCACCGCTGATTACTGGAAGTTTCCCATCAAGCCCACTTCTATTTAGTCCTGATTTTGGCCCACATAGGATGGGTCGAATCGACATGGTCCCGCCTTTAAGCTTGGATGGCAAGAATGCTGCATCACCGCCTAGGTCTCCTTCAGGGCGCAGACAATTTTCTTTACCTGTTCGGTCATTGCatgaaaagttacaaaataccGCACAAGTTGGAATTGTACATCTAGCCCTTCAAAATGATGCAATTGGTTCAATATTAAG TTGGCAGAATGATGTATTTGTTGTTGCCGAACCAGGAGAACTTGCTGATAAGTTTCTCCAAAGTGTTAAATCTAGCTTGCTATCAATGATGCGCAGTCGCCGCAGAAAGATTCCATCTGTTGTTGCTAATATTTCAAGTGTTTCTGATCTGGTTCGATATAGACCTTACTTCCAAGTTGGAAACGTTGTCCATCGCTATATTGGACGACAGACACAG GTTATGGAGGATGACCAAGAAATTGGGGCATTTATGTTTCGGAGAACAGTTCCTTCTATGCATTTAACACCTGATGATGTTCGCTGGATG GTTGGAGCTTGGAGGGATAGGATTATAATTTGTACAGGGATGTTCGGGCCTATTCCAACTTTAATTAAGGCATTTTTAGATTCTGGTGCAAAAGCTGTTATCTCCCCATCTGCAGAACCTCCAGAAATTCCCGTGACATCCCATGGATCGGAGGATTTCCATGTTCCGGAAAATGGGAAGTTTGAAATCGGAGATGAAGAGGCAGAGGATGAGGAGACAGAGCCTGCAAGTCCAAGGAGTGATTGGGAAGATAGTGATCTCGAGAAGAACGGGGACCTTTGTGTCGGTTTTTGGGATGACGAAGAAGAGGAGTTATCACAGTTCGTCTGTCGGTTATATGACTCGTTGTTTCAAGAAGGGGCGAAAGTTGATGTAGCTCTACAAAATGCTCTTGCTTCACATCGGAGGCTGAGGTATTCTTGCCATCTTTCTAGTATAcagtag
- the LOC126678450 gene encoding cardiolipin synthase (CMP-forming), mitochondrial → MVISKSLRTLITKNSNNQTRSFLTLTAASVLPTSPYIPYCHSLPRFLSPLSKWVFPFQGQGPLFLSAPPWKLLQSTNPLYVRGRNATVLKKVKALNFYLLDSRVSNLGLGSQRVVGLDNGLTQELKVDDGLLKNFVNLPNFVSFARLVSGPVLGWMITNEMYSSAFVGLALSGASDWLDGYIARKMRINSVVGSYLDPLADKVLIGSVAVAMVHMDLLHPGLVGMVVFRDVGLVGGAVYHRASSLGWKWNSWYDFFNIDGTRPEKVEPLFISKVNTVFQLVLVAAALLQPEFGTMETQSYITYLSWLVAATTVGSTAGYGAKYMKNKSSLLAKKS, encoded by the exons ATGGTGATCTCCAAATCACTAAGAACCTTAATAACTAAAAACTCTAACAATCAAACCAGAAGCTTCCTAACACTGACAGCCGCCTCCGTACTCCCGACATCTCCGTACATTCCGTACTGTCACTCTCTTCCTCGCTTTCTCTCTCCTCTGTCCAAATGGGTTTTTCCATTTCAAGGTCAAGGTCCGCTCTTTCTCTCTGCTCCGCCGTGGAAGCTTCTGCAATCTACAAATCCGCTTTACGTAAGAGGAAGAAACGCTACCGTTTTGAAGAAAGTTAAAGCCTTGAACTTCTATTTGCTTGATAGTCGGGTCAGTAATTTGGGTTTGGGTAGTCAACGGGTGGTGGGTTTGGATAATGGGTTAACTCAGGAGTTGAAGGTGGATGATGGGTTGTTGAAGAATTTTGTTAATTTGcctaattttgtttcttttgctCGTTTGGTCTCTGGTCCTGTGCTTGGATG GATGATCACAAATGAAATGTACTCTTCAGCATTTGTGGGATTGGCCCTCTCTGGTGCTTCTGATTGG TTAGATGGATATATTGCCAGGAAGATGAGAATTAATTCTGTAGTGGGTTCCTATCTTGATCCTCTTGCTGACAAG GTTCTTATTGGATCTGTTGCGGTGGCTATGGTGCACATGGATCTTCTGCATC CTGGTCTTGTTGGAATGGTCGTGTTCCGAGATGTTGGACTTGTTGGTGGTGCAGTATATCACAGAGCTAGTAGCTTGGGTTGGAAG TGGAATAGTTGGTATGATTTTTTCAATATTGATGGAACCCGCCCTGAGAAAGTTGAACCTCTCTTCATAAGCAAG GTCAATACGGTTTTCCAGTTGGTTTTAGTTGCTGCAGCCCTCCTTCAGCCTGAGTTTGGAACTATGGAGACTCAGTCATACATAACATACTTGag CTGGTTGGTGGCTGCCACAACAGTGGGTTCTACAGCTGGATATGGTGCAAAATACATGAAGAATAAATCGTCATTGCTTGCAAAAAAATCGTAA
- the LOC126681505 gene encoding probable serine/threonine-protein kinase PBL23 isoform X1: protein MSNWFSCCRLESKDSFNHNLAYSDTAFIQHEPASKFSFFLKSMSRKTGSIKQRLITEEVMRVGNAKVSAQVYSFQELAAATDDFDPSCVLGEGGFGRVYKGYIANIGQEVAIKQLDRNGLQGNREFFSEILMLSLVHHPNLVRLIGYCIDGDQRILLYEYMYHGSLEHHLFADLGPRQKALDWKTRMKIAVGAARGLEFLHEANPPIIYRDFKASNILLDEELNPKLSDFGLARLGPTGEKDHVSTRVMGTYGYCAPEYQRTGKLTKKSDVYSFGVVFLEIISGRRVIDIARPTEEQNLIEWAEPLFKNKSKFTAMADPLLEGKFPEKSLYQSLAIAAMCLQEEADVRPLMADVVTALEFLARPKFEEERKDYGGSKCSVTI, encoded by the exons ATGAGTAATTGGTTCTCTTGCTGTAGATTGGAAAGTAAAGATTCATTTAATCACAATTTAGCTTATTCTGATACTGCTTTTATTCAGCATGAACCTGCTAGCAAATTTTCATTCTTCCTCAAAAGCATGTCTCGTAAAAcag GCAGCATCAAGCAGAGACTTATAACAGAGGAGGTAATGAGAGTTGGAAATGCAAAAGTTTCAGCTCAGGTCTACTCCTTTCAAGAACTCGCTGCTGCAACCGATGATTTCGATCCGAGTTGTGTCCTCGGAGAAGGCGGATTTGGGAGAGTGTACAAGGGCTACATTGCAAACATTGGTCAA GAAGTGGCTATTAAGCAACTTGACAGGAATGGGCTGCAAGGAAACAGAGAATTCTTTTCGGAGATTCTGATGTTAAGTCTCGTTCATCATCCGAACCTCGTCAGACTTATTGGATATTGCATCGATGGCGATCAACGGATATTATTATACGAATACATGTACCATGGATCATTGGAACATCATCTGTTTG CAGATTTAGGTCCAAGACAGAAGGCATTAGATTGGAAAACAAGAATGAAAATAGCAGTAGGAGCAGCAAGAGGACTCGAATTCTTACACGAAGCTAATCCGCCAATCATTTACCGCGATTTCAAAGCATCAAACATATTATTAGATGAAGAACTCAATCCGAAGCTGTCGGATTTCGGACTTGCCAGGTTAGGTCCGACAGGAGAGAAGGATCACGTATCGACACGAGTAATGGGTACTTACGGGTATTGTGCTCCAGAGTATCAAAGAACAGGTAAGCTGACAAAAAAATCCGATGTGTATAGTTTCGGTGTGGTGTTTCTGGAGATCATTTCAGGACGGAGAGTCATTGACATTGCACGACCAACCGAAGAACAGAACTTGATCGAATGG GCGGAGCCATTGTTTAAGAACAAAAGTAAATTTACAGCAATGGCTGATCCGTTGCTCGAAGGAAAGTTTCCTGAGAAGAGTCTGTATCAGTCACTAGCTATTGCAGCAATGTGTCTTCAAGAGGAAGCAGACGTTCGACCGCTGATGGCCGATGTTGTGACCGCGCTTGAATTCCTTGCGCGGCCGAAGTTTGAAGAGGAGAGAAAAGATTACGGCGGATCAAAATGCAGTGTCACAATTTGA